A window of the Aeromicrobium phoceense genome harbors these coding sequences:
- a CDS encoding EamA family transporter produces MTTQPTTTQRADVSPAALWCALGVVYVAWGSTYLGIRVVVEDMPPLISAGARFLTAAVLMGTFLALRSGPRVLRIRPRELRGAAIVGVLLLGGGNGGVVLGERTVPSGIAALLVAMVPLWLILLRFASGARPRLLTWAGVLVGFVGLAVLVLPGGGAGGPTAGILIIVGASLSWSVGSFMSQRMPMPANPFVATVWEMLAAAIALLVIGTVSGERLGDFGDASTSSWIALGYLVVFGSIVAYSAYVWLLQNAPLSLVSTYAYVNPVVAVLLGALILAEPLTGAIVTGGAIVVVGVALVVRAERPRPA; encoded by the coding sequence ATGACAACGCAGCCGACCACCACCCAGCGAGCCGACGTCTCCCCCGCCGCCCTGTGGTGCGCGCTCGGGGTGGTCTACGTCGCGTGGGGATCGACGTACCTGGGGATTCGGGTCGTCGTCGAGGACATGCCCCCGCTGATCTCGGCCGGAGCCCGCTTCCTGACCGCCGCCGTGCTGATGGGGACGTTCCTCGCCCTCCGGTCGGGTCCGCGAGTGCTGAGAATCCGCCCGCGCGAGCTGCGGGGAGCGGCGATCGTGGGCGTCCTCCTGCTCGGCGGCGGCAACGGTGGCGTGGTGCTCGGCGAGCGGACGGTGCCCTCGGGGATCGCGGCGCTGCTCGTCGCCATGGTTCCCCTCTGGCTGATCCTGCTCCGCTTCGCCAGTGGCGCGCGCCCGCGGCTGCTCACGTGGGCCGGGGTCCTGGTCGGCTTCGTCGGTCTCGCCGTGCTCGTGCTCCCCGGTGGCGGCGCCGGTGGCCCCACCGCCGGCATCCTGATCATCGTCGGCGCCTCGCTGAGCTGGTCGGTCGGCTCGTTCATGTCCCAGCGGATGCCGATGCCGGCGAACCCGTTCGTCGCCACGGTGTGGGAGATGCTGGCCGCCGCGATCGCGCTCCTGGTGATCGGCACGGTGAGCGGAGAGCGTCTGGGTGACTTCGGCGATGCCTCCACCTCGTCGTGGATCGCGCTGGGGTACCTCGTGGTGTTCGGGTCGATCGTCGCCTACTCGGCATACGTGTGGCTGCTGCAGAACGCGCCGCTCTCGCTGGTGTCGACCTACGCCTACGTGAACCCCGTGGTAGCCGTGCTCCTGGGTGCCCTCATCCTCGCCGAGCCGCTCACCGGCGCGATCGTCACCGGCGGCGCGATCGTCGTGGTCGGGGTCGCGCTGGTGGTCCGGGCCGAGCGGCCGCGACCGGCATGA
- a CDS encoding phosphoenolpyruvate carboxykinase (GTP) — protein MVDVDKVLDEAGLKNPHVHEFVKHWAGVTQPDRIEVVSASDDARLLQEALEAGELEPAGEGLYYSQSYHKDTARSEERTIVATSDPADKGVYNNWRHADEIKPVVIGNMTGASQGKTMYVIPYLMAAPGSPLEAYAAGIELTDNRNVVLQMIRMARVGVDLFENLNDPESFVRAVHVTGDLENLGQGTPDDKRYFVTVADERTILHFGSSYGGNALLGKIAHGLRQANWDGWASRKFLAEQYMLIAIQDKETGKKYHIAGGFPSASGKTNLAMMVAPGVLGDRYYVEFFGDDIAWLWVGDDGKLYGMNPEFGVFGVAIDTNAITNPNALAAVREGTGAIFTNTAYNVNTHETWWEGKSPDYPEDVEGWRDWKGHLISERPADEQRSKAHVWAHPNCRFTSTMTNVPNESPDYNDPAGVPIDGIIYGGRTRDREPLIRAIEDPAEGVYDGLTLGAEATAAAEGVAGQLRYDPMSMRPFLALPEGRYAQHWLDILDQVTDKPLFAHVNWFQRDADGGYLWPGYSENLRALLWMMDFREGRVTGTKTPVGVVPTKDELNLEGLEIDDATLDQLLSIDVDRWKQEIGLREEHLKQFGGLPERIWEAHRRVAQDLDEA, from the coding sequence ATGGTCGACGTGGACAAGGTCCTGGACGAGGCGGGGTTGAAGAACCCCCACGTCCATGAGTTCGTGAAGCACTGGGCGGGGGTCACCCAGCCCGATCGCATCGAGGTCGTCAGCGCCAGCGATGACGCACGGCTCCTGCAGGAGGCGCTCGAGGCAGGCGAGCTCGAGCCGGCCGGTGAAGGTCTCTACTACTCGCAGAGCTACCACAAGGACACGGCGCGCTCCGAGGAGCGGACGATCGTCGCCACGAGCGACCCGGCCGACAAGGGCGTCTACAACAACTGGCGTCACGCCGACGAGATCAAGCCCGTGGTCATCGGCAACATGACGGGTGCCTCGCAGGGCAAGACGATGTACGTCATCCCCTACCTGATGGCCGCACCCGGCTCGCCGCTGGAGGCCTACGCCGCCGGCATCGAGCTGACGGACAACCGCAACGTCGTGCTCCAGATGATCCGCATGGCTCGCGTGGGCGTCGACCTGTTCGAGAACCTGAACGACCCCGAGAGCTTCGTGCGCGCCGTGCACGTCACGGGCGACCTGGAGAACCTCGGTCAGGGCACCCCCGACGACAAGCGCTACTTCGTGACCGTCGCCGACGAGCGCACGATCCTGCACTTCGGCTCGTCCTACGGCGGCAACGCGCTGCTGGGCAAGATCGCCCACGGCCTGCGCCAGGCGAACTGGGACGGCTGGGCCTCCCGCAAGTTCCTCGCCGAGCAGTACATGCTCATCGCGATCCAGGACAAGGAGACCGGCAAGAAGTACCACATCGCCGGCGGCTTCCCGAGCGCCTCGGGCAAGACGAACCTCGCCATGATGGTGGCCCCGGGCGTGCTCGGCGACCGCTACTACGTCGAGTTCTTCGGCGACGACATCGCCTGGCTGTGGGTCGGCGACGACGGCAAGCTCTACGGCATGAACCCCGAGTTCGGTGTGTTCGGCGTGGCGATCGACACCAACGCCATTACCAACCCGAACGCGCTCGCCGCGGTCCGCGAGGGCACCGGCGCCATCTTCACCAACACGGCGTACAACGTGAACACCCACGAGACCTGGTGGGAGGGCAAGTCGCCCGACTACCCCGAGGACGTCGAGGGCTGGCGCGACTGGAAGGGCCACCTCATCTCCGAGCGTCCGGCCGACGAGCAGCGCTCGAAGGCCCACGTGTGGGCCCACCCGAACTGCCGCTTCACGTCGACGATGACGAACGTCCCGAACGAGTCGCCCGACTACAACGACCCGGCGGGCGTGCCGATCGACGGCATCATCTACGGCGGCCGCACGCGCGACCGCGAGCCGCTGATCCGCGCGATCGAGGACCCGGCCGAGGGCGTCTACGACGGCCTGACCCTGGGTGCCGAGGCCACTGCCGCGGCCGAGGGCGTGGCCGGCCAGCTGCGCTACGACCCGATGTCGATGCGTCCGTTCCTGGCGCTGCCCGAGGGCCGCTACGCCCAGCACTGGCTCGACATCCTCGACCAGGTCACCGACAAGCCGCTGTTCGCCCACGTGAACTGGTTCCAGCGTGACGCCGACGGCGGCTACCTGTGGCCCGGCTACAGCGAGAACCTGCGCGCCCTGCTGTGGATGATGGACTTCCGCGAGGGTCGTGTCACCGGCACGAAGACCCCCGTCGGCGTCGTCCCCACGAAGGACGAGCTGAACCTCGAGGGCCTGGAGATCGACGACGCCACCCTCGACCAGCTCCTGTCGATCGACGTCGACCGCTGGAAGCAGGAGATCGGCCTGCGCGAGGAGCACCTCAAGCAGTTCGGCGGACTGCCCGAGCGCATCTGGGAGGCGCACCGTCGCGTCGCCCAGGACCTCGACGAGGCCTGA
- a CDS encoding ABC transporter permease subunit, protein MNAGRVRALMTKDWIELRRNRQTLLPIVMLPIVFALVLPATLIAATSRPDALARLDFLTSYLDGLPPHVAADPTRAVVEYFMAPIFLMIPVVIATVLATAAFVGEKERDTLEGLLFTPLTDRELVIGKILVSWVPAVLVTWLSTALFTVVVSAFARPWQHGWSFPTGTWLALVGVIAPLVSFFAIGCIVLISHRASTLQGAQAVAGLLVLPVIILIMSQAAGALAFDGRVVVVVGLLSLVGDLVVFHLAVRRFDRDRVVTRL, encoded by the coding sequence GTGAACGCCGGCCGGGTCCGCGCGCTCATGACGAAGGACTGGATCGAGCTGCGCCGCAACCGCCAGACCCTGCTGCCCATCGTGATGCTGCCGATCGTCTTCGCGCTGGTGCTGCCCGCCACGCTCATCGCGGCCACGAGCCGACCCGACGCGCTGGCGCGGCTCGACTTCCTCACCTCCTACCTCGACGGCCTGCCGCCCCACGTGGCCGCCGACCCGACCCGTGCGGTCGTCGAGTACTTCATGGCGCCGATCTTCCTGATGATCCCCGTCGTGATCGCGACGGTGCTGGCCACCGCGGCGTTCGTGGGGGAGAAGGAGCGCGACACGCTCGAGGGCCTGCTCTTCACGCCGCTCACCGACCGCGAGCTCGTGATCGGCAAGATCCTCGTCTCGTGGGTGCCCGCGGTGCTGGTGACCTGGCTGTCCACCGCGCTGTTCACCGTGGTCGTCTCCGCGTTCGCCCGCCCCTGGCAGCACGGCTGGTCCTTCCCGACCGGAACGTGGCTCGCGCTCGTCGGCGTGATCGCCCCGCTGGTGTCGTTCTTCGCCATCGGCTGTATCGTCCTGATCTCGCACCGCGCCTCGACGCTGCAGGGCGCCCAGGCCGTCGCCGGACTGCTCGTGCTGCCCGTGATCATCCTGATCATGTCGCAGGCGGCGGGGGCCCTGGCCTTCGACGGGAGGGTCGTCGTGGTGGTCGGCTTGCTCTCCCTGGTGGGCGATCTCGTGGTCTTCCACCTCGCCGTCCGTCGCTTCGACCGGGACCGCGTGGTCACGCGACTGTGA
- a CDS encoding ATP-binding cassette domain-containing protein, translated as MTSEPVVRATALTRVFDDRVAVSDLDLVVGRGRVLGVLGPNGSGKSTTVRMLTGLLRPTSGTVELFGEAVTPESAPRLRARIGVQTEANLYHRLTVAENLRTWGALHGLSPAATERRLSEVLEVVGLSDRRDSPVGSLSKGLRQKAKIARALLPGPELIFLDEPTAGLDPEAALDVLGHLAKLRADGDTTIVLCTHQLHGLEQLCDDVVMLDRGRVVAAGEVTELVASHWPDREYVIRVSEREVAERVVAGLRAEGVAVPDPESTAPSLHDLYFALLAGEEA; from the coding sequence GTGACGTCCGAACCCGTGGTCCGCGCGACAGCCCTGACGAGGGTCTTCGACGACCGCGTCGCCGTCTCCGATCTCGACCTCGTCGTGGGGAGGGGGCGGGTGCTCGGCGTCCTCGGGCCCAACGGCTCGGGCAAGTCGACGACCGTGCGGATGCTGACCGGCCTGCTCCGGCCGACCTCGGGCACCGTGGAGCTCTTCGGCGAGGCCGTGACTCCCGAGTCGGCGCCGCGACTGCGTGCGCGGATCGGCGTCCAGACCGAGGCCAACCTCTACCACCGGCTGACCGTCGCGGAGAACCTGCGCACGTGGGGTGCGCTGCACGGACTCAGTCCTGCCGCCACCGAGCGGCGTCTGTCCGAGGTGCTCGAGGTCGTCGGCCTGTCCGACCGCCGTGACAGTCCCGTCGGCTCGCTCAGCAAGGGCCTGCGTCAGAAGGCCAAGATCGCGCGGGCCCTGCTGCCGGGGCCGGAGCTGATCTTCCTCGACGAGCCGACCGCGGGCCTCGACCCCGAGGCGGCCCTCGACGTGCTGGGTCACCTCGCGAAGCTCCGCGCCGACGGGGACACGACGATCGTCCTGTGCACCCATCAGCTGCACGGCCTGGAGCAGCTGTGCGACGACGTGGTCATGCTCGATCGAGGACGCGTCGTGGCGGCCGGCGAGGTCACCGAGCTCGTGGCTTCGCACTGGCCCGACCGCGAGTACGTCATCCGCGTGTCGGAGCGCGAGGTCGCCGAGCGGGTCGTCGCCGGGCTCAGGGCGGAGGGAGTCGCCGTGCCCGATCCCGAGAGCACGGCGCCCTCGCTGCACGACCTCTACTTCGCGCTGCTGGCAGGGGAGGAGGCGTGA
- a CDS encoding Pr6Pr family membrane protein — translation MDATRSARSVALPRAWHGLTAATALVALLLQLGLVLSGASVLVETERPDLPIRLARFVAYFTIQSNLLVLVSVIVLVRDPRADGRWWRALRLAGVMGITVTGLVHFFLLRPLLELDGASLVADRLLHLAVPALAVVGWVVFGPRGRIDGRATLVAFAWPVVWLVATLLVGWTTGWYPYPFLDVGTSGVTNVAIACAGIALLVAVCLAALTWLDRRLDT, via the coding sequence GTGGACGCAACGCGATCCGCACGATCCGTCGCGCTGCCGCGCGCCTGGCACGGACTGACCGCCGCGACCGCACTCGTGGCCCTGCTCCTCCAGCTGGGGCTGGTCCTCAGCGGCGCCTCCGTCCTGGTCGAGACCGAGCGCCCGGACCTGCCCATCCGACTCGCGCGGTTCGTCGCCTACTTCACGATCCAGAGCAACCTGCTGGTCCTCGTGTCGGTGATCGTCCTCGTGCGCGATCCTCGGGCCGACGGTCGGTGGTGGCGTGCGCTGCGCCTCGCCGGAGTCATGGGCATCACGGTCACGGGACTCGTGCACTTCTTCCTGCTGCGTCCGCTGCTGGAGCTGGACGGCGCGAGCCTCGTGGCCGACCGCCTGCTGCACCTGGCGGTGCCGGCCCTGGCGGTCGTCGGCTGGGTGGTGTTCGGCCCACGCGGCCGCATCGATGGTCGCGCGACGCTCGTGGCCTTCGCCTGGCCCGTCGTTTGGCTCGTGGCCACTCTGCTGGTCGGGTGGACGACCGGTTGGTACCCCTACCCGTTCCTGGACGTCGGGACCTCGGGAGTGACGAACGTGGCGATCGCCTGCGCCGGCATCGCCCTGCTGGTCGCGGTGTGCCTGGCCGCCCTGACGTGGCTGGACCGACGCCTCGACACGTGA
- a CDS encoding glycosyltransferase family 39 protein: MTTPRAVMLVVLAAVLVRLPFLAVLPGPDEAGLLLVGGQWDPGDSLYGDFWVDRPPLLIAWAELAARTGGVVALRLVGLVAVVLTVVACAAAAGRLAGPRAARWAAVTAAILTVSPWLGAERVNGELLAAPWIAAGIYAAVRAVEDPRPRWALATGAALAGAVLTKQNHADGAVFALVLLVLTVTAGGLRAREAVRLAAWALAGAVLLAVAAVLAAWARGTDPVQLFDALFAFRLRAADVMANDPPGAKGGRQAEMLGRAALGGQLILVLGVLLGPLADRFRSPAALAAAAAPAFGCLSVLAGGSWWNHYLVELAAPVAVGTGLIAARTRIVVPAVLGYSAVAAVIGAIVVLPAVDTVDGRVGAGRMIAASAEVGDTVVSAWGRPDLVLASGLDSPYAHLWSLPVRTDDSALEEFSRVVSGDDAPTWLVMNGSLKGWGITSGAADRIVDRRYRRLTGVCGLDVLLRRDVQRVTPTVPDDVRCEPPTVLR, from the coding sequence ATGACGACGCCGCGCGCCGTGATGCTGGTCGTCCTGGCCGCCGTGCTGGTGCGACTGCCGTTCCTCGCGGTCCTGCCCGGACCGGACGAGGCGGGTCTGCTCCTGGTCGGTGGGCAGTGGGACCCCGGGGACTCGCTGTACGGCGACTTCTGGGTCGACCGGCCTCCGCTGCTGATCGCGTGGGCCGAGCTCGCGGCACGCACCGGGGGAGTCGTGGCCCTGCGCCTCGTGGGCCTGGTGGCGGTCGTCCTGACGGTCGTGGCGTGCGCCGCTGCCGCGGGTCGCCTGGCCGGCCCCCGCGCCGCCCGCTGGGCCGCGGTCACGGCGGCGATCCTCACGGTGAGCCCCTGGCTCGGTGCCGAGCGGGTCAACGGCGAGCTGCTCGCCGCCCCGTGGATCGCTGCGGGGATCTACGCGGCGGTGCGCGCCGTCGAGGACCCCAGACCGCGATGGGCCCTCGCCACGGGAGCGGCACTCGCGGGTGCCGTCCTCACGAAGCAGAACCACGCGGACGGCGCTGTCTTCGCGCTGGTCCTGCTGGTCCTGACCGTCACGGCGGGAGGTCTCCGAGCCCGCGAGGCCGTGCGACTGGCCGCCTGGGCCCTCGCCGGTGCCGTCCTGCTGGCCGTGGCGGCGGTCCTGGCCGCGTGGGCCCGTGGCACGGACCCGGTCCAGCTCTTCGACGCGCTCTTCGCGTTCCGCCTCCGAGCCGCCGACGTGATGGCCAACGACCCTCCGGGTGCCAAGGGCGGCCGGCAGGCCGAGATGCTGGGCCGCGCCGCGCTCGGCGGTCAGCTGATCCTCGTGCTCGGCGTCCTCCTGGGTCCGCTCGCCGACCGCTTCCGGTCACCCGCGGCCCTCGCCGCCGCGGCGGCCCCCGCGTTCGGCTGCCTCTCGGTGCTCGCCGGTGGGAGCTGGTGGAACCACTACCTCGTCGAGCTGGCCGCACCCGTCGCCGTCGGAACCGGCCTGATCGCGGCTCGCACCCGGATCGTCGTCCCCGCCGTCCTCGGGTACTCCGCGGTGGCCGCGGTGATCGGCGCGATCGTCGTGCTGCCGGCCGTCGACACGGTGGACGGACGCGTCGGGGCCGGCCGGATGATCGCCGCGTCCGCCGAGGTCGGCGACACGGTCGTCAGCGCGTGGGGCCGCCCGGACCTCGTCCTGGCCTCAGGACTCGACTCGCCCTACGCACACCTGTGGAGCCTGCCGGTGCGCACCGACGACTCCGCGCTCGAGGAGTTCTCCCGCGTCGTCTCCGGCGACGACGCACCGACGTGGCTCGTGATGAACGGGTCGCTGAAGGGTTGGGGGATCACCAGCGGTGCCGCGGATCGGATCGTCGACCGACGGTACCGCCGCCTCACCGGCGTCTGCGGACTCGACGTGCTGCTGCGCCGCGACGTCCAGCGGGTCACACCGACCGTGCCGGACGACGTCCGCTGCGAGCCGCCCACCGTGCTGCGCTGA